TGCTCCACCGAACAACCGTCCAAGTCCGAACCGGCAAGGCTCCTCGTTATCCGTTCTGCTGACACCAAGTGACTCAACCACCTCTCTGCCGGCAACCGCACGCGGAGTCAATGGTTCGGTTCTCAAACAAGGCGCTGCAAGGTCCCGTCCTTCTGATGTAGCTGATCCGCTCGAGGTGCTGAAGGACATTATTGGAAAGCAGAAGGCTGACGTAGAGACAAATGAGTGTCTGAAGGCGTCAGCCCCGGAAGCAAAGCCATTACACTTGGTTGAGACCATAGACTTCGGAGACCTTAGCCTTGAGGAGTTCGTATCTCAGGTAGGCGAGCCACGGAGAGCTACCTCTGCCGATGTTAGTGCACAAACGCTCCAGCAATttgagaaggaaagagaTAAGTACCAGGAACTACATGCTGCCATCACAAGCTGTGATGATGTCTCAAAATCTGTTGAGGTGTATCTGAATGACTTCCAAAGTGAACTTGGTGCTGTTTCGGCTGAGATAGAGACTCTCCAGACTCGGTCTGTACAGTTGAATGCGATGCTGGAAAACCGGCGCAAAGTAGAGCAACTTCTTGGACCTGCTGTTGAGGAAATCAGTATCTCGCCGAGAGCTGTTCGAATGATTGCCGAGGGACCCATTGACGAGAATTGGGTCAAGGCCCTGAATGAGATCGAAGCACGTATGACGAGTATAGAAGCCAAGGTTTCTGGTAGCAGTAGCACAAAGGCAATTGAAGATGTGCGACCGCTTCTGAATGATATCAAGAACAAAGTCAGTATCATTTCTATTGGCCCAAACTTTGAGTCCGTGCTGACGAGAGTGGCAGGCAGTGGAAAGGATCCGGGACTACCTAGTGTCCCAGATCAGAGCATTGCGTTCTCCGAACATCAATGCTCAAatcatccagcagcagcgcttGGTCAAGTTTAAGGACCTGTACAGTTACATCTCGCGAGCTCATCCTCAGCTTACGGGAGAGATTACGCAGGCATACATTAACACTATGCGCTGGTACTATCTCTCTCATTTCAGTCGCTATCTGCAGGCCCTTGAAAAGATCAAAGTCTATCCGAGTGATCGGAACGATATACTTGGAGGAGACCCTTCCGCGCCGAAGACAGGTTCGTCATTCTTGTCCAGTTGCTCTTCTCTG
The DNA window shown above is from Aspergillus fumigatus Af293 chromosome 1, whole genome shotgun sequence and carries:
- a CDS encoding putative GARP complex subunit (Sac2) translates to MWLDRISGHSTPSCVPLDSRSNSPAPRRSSSLLSPAPPNNRPSPNRQGSSLSVLLTPSDSTTSLPATARGVNGSVLKQGAARSRPSDVADPLEVLKDIIGKQKADVETNECLKASAPEAKPLHLVETIDFGDLSLEEFVSQVGEPRRATSADVSAQTLQQFEKERDKYQELHAAITSCDDVSKSVEVYLNDFQSELGAVSAEIETLQTRSVQLNAMLENRRKVEQLLGPAVEEISISPRAVRMIAEGPIDENWVKALNEIEARMTSIEAKVSGSSSTKAIEDVRPLLNDIKNKAVERIRDYLVSQIRALRSPNINAQIIQQQRLVKFKDLYSYISRAHPQLTGEITQAYINTMRWYYLSHFSRYLQALEKIKVYPSDRNDILGGDPSAPKTGHIISSGRSGSAAHDPFSLGRRIDILRTSNHMALSAYLAEEDNAFHGIEVPFRNFNLALVDNISAEYSFMTEMFSTLSFHQISRKAVEIFEPVFALGQGLTKQLIENSTDSLGVLICVRLNQQAAFELQRRKVPVADSYINGINMQLWPRFQVIMDLHRESLKRVASNTGRSAVSALSLAGGDDLTQSSAPHFLTQRFGQLLHGILVLSSDAGDDEPVANSLKRLVAEFDGLLTKLSRSGGDAKRREKFLFNNYSLVLTIISDTHGKLATEQKQHLDEMLKNVGKRG